DNA from Metabacillus flavus:
TTCCTGAAGGCAATGAATTCCAGGCAGGATTAACTGTAGCTGATACTCAAACAGGCGAAATTAGAGCTCTTGGCGGGCATGGACCTAAAACAGACTTTAACTATGCAACTATGCCTAAACGGTCTCCAGGATCGACGATCAAGCCTGTATTGGATTATGGACCTGCTGTTGAATATTTAAAGTGGTCTACATACCACCAAATTGATGATGAGAAGTACGAATATTCAAATGGGAAATCCTTCAAAAATTTCGGCGACAATTATCATGGACAGGTATCTATACGGCAAGCATTAAAAGGGTCATATAACACTCCGGCTGTTAAGGCGCTTCAAGAGGTCGGGCTGGACAAAGCGAAGGAATTCGCATTGAAGCTCGGAATGCCGAGTGAAAATTTCTATGAATCCTCTGCTATTGGCGGATATGATTACGTATCGAGCATGCATATGGCCGGTGCATACAGTGCATTCGGAAATGGCGGAATTTATATTGAGCCGCATGTAGTAAAATCTGTAGAATTCCAGGATGGAACGAAGATGGATCTTAATCCGGAGCCAGTCGCTGCGATGAGTGATGCCACTGCCTTTATGATTACTGATATGCTTCGTTCGGTTATGGAAAGCGGAGGAACCGGAGAAAGAGCGAATGTTTCCGGATTGGATATAGCCGGTAAGTCTGGAACTTCCAACGATGTAAGAGATTCTTGGTTTGTTGGATATACCCCTTCAACGACATTGTCAGTGTGGACAGGAAAAGATACTGGATTAAACGACACGGAAGACGATATCGCCAAAAAAATCTTTAAATCTGTTATGTCTGAAGTTGCTTCAGATGACACATCCACTTTCAAAAAGCCGGCAAGTGTATCTGAGGTTGAAGTTGTGAAAGGATCGGATCCGGCAGAAGAAGCAGGACCTTATACTCCAGACAGTGAAAAAACCACAGAGTATTTTGTAAAAGGAACAGAGCCTTCTAAGCAATCTCAGCAGTATCAGGAGCCTGAACCAGAAGAAGAGCCAGAACAGCCTCAAGGTGTCTCTAAACCAGAGGTTTCCGTGAATTTTGATCAGGCAGCCAATGCCATCTCCCTCACATGGGGGTATGATCCTGCGGAAAAGGCAAATGTAACGTTTGAGGTGACTCAGTCACAGGACGGCGGCCCTTCACAGGTGGTCACGAGCACTAAAGATTCGGCCTTTACTGTATCTAACCCTCAGCCTGGCTCCACTTATCAGTTCCAGGTTACAGCGATTAGAGACAGCGACAGCACTCGGAGCGAACCAGCCGCGGCATCTGTGACGATTCCGGCAGCGGAAGAGCCTGCACCTGATGAAGGCGGTCAAACCCCAACAGAGCCGCCTGCGGATGGAGAACAGCCGCCAGGTCAGGAACCGCCTCCTGGTCAGGAGCCTCCTCCAGGACAAGAACCGCCTCCGACAGAGCCGCCAGCTGACGGCGGAAATGACGGAGGCACCGGCGGTCAGGATGGCCAGCAGCCCGGTCAGCCTGGCACCCCTCCTCCCGGACAGGGCGGAACCGGAGGTACTGGAGGTACTGGAGGAACCGGAGGAACCGGAGGAACCGGAGGAACCGGAGATGACGGAGACTCTGACAATTAAATAAATAATATAAAAAGCCGCTTGGTCATCCAAGCGGCTTTTCTTTTTTAAATTTTGAAAGAAGCAATTTTTTCTGATGCATTTTTTCCAATTCCAAAAACAGCTCTTTCATTTGAATGAATGCATGGAATTGAAGAGGACTCTCCCGTACAAATTGAAGCCGCTCTGCTGCATTAACTGGCTTAATGTCTAATAGGTCAAGGTTATCAGGTTTTAATGTGAGGACATGCTGGCCATTCATCCAGTGCAGACATGCCATAAAAGCACTATAAGCATATCCCATCAGAACAGCATCCGCTTTTTTCTGCTGCTGCAATCTGTGCTCCTGCTCTTTCCTCTTCCGCTTCCACACAGCAAATAAGACATCAACCGGTTCCTCATCCTGTTCCCATGGCTTATAGGGAATGGGTTCTTTTAGCTCGTGCAGAAGATCGAATGCAAGAGGAAATTCCATGATCGTTTCAAGCGGAGTCCGGGCTAGATCGATGCAGATGTCCGTTCTATTTATATAAGGAGGCAGCAAAAAGCCGGGCGGGATTGGATAAAGCTTATTTGGCATACTGAATAAGCCCCTTTTTCAACCGTTTCCCGCCTTCTCTGCACATATGCAGCAAAGGGCATTCTGCGCACTTAGGGGCCTGTGCTTTGCAGTGATAACGGCCGAAGAAAATCAACCGATGGTGTGTATCAGACCACTCTTCTACCGGTATTTTTTTCATAAGCGTCTTTTCTACTTCCAGAACAGAGTCCTTCCAGCGGCAGAATCCAAGTCTTTTAGAAACCCTCTCCACATGCGTATCAACCGCGATGGCAGGTACACCGAATGCAACAGATACTACGACATTTGCCGTTTTTCTGCCTACGCCCGGAAGTTTGATCAATTCATCTCTTTCCATTGGAACGGTTCCATTGTATTGCTCGAGCAGAATCGCACATAAATTTCGGATGTTTTTGGCTTTATTCCGGTATAATCCTATCGACCGGATATCTTCTTGCAGCTCTTCCAAGGAAACAGCCAGATAGTCTTCAGGCTTTTTGTACTTTTGGAAGAGGTTTTTCGTCACCTTATTTACGAGCACATCTGTACATTGCGCAGAAAGAGCAACAGCGATTACCAGTTCAAATGGATTGGCATGAACCAATTCACAATGAGCATCTGGAAAAAGCTCCCCCATTGTATCAAGTGCTTCTCTCATTTGAATTTTTGTAAGCATGGCAAAACCTCTTTTCAACATGTGACATTCTTAATTTTCAAGCCAGTTATAGAATGGAACCTTTCGCTGATACGGCTCGTCTGTCTGCGGTTCAGGCTGTCTGCTTTTTCCATTGCTTTGACGGAATTGTCTGGAATGGTCTTTAGCCTGTTCAATCGTTTTGATGCCGTTCCGCTTCCATTCAAACAAAATTCTGTCGATGTAACGGAAATTAAGCTTGCCTGAA
Protein-coding regions in this window:
- a CDS encoding PBP1A family penicillin-binding protein, giving the protein MSDNYQSREERRRASKPAKPQKNPKNRKNGPLWKKIVLGLLAACVVLMIAGGVAFGVIVAKSPSLDEKKLKSIYTSQVFDKNNKKIFEIGGEEKRTYVAYKDIPKNVENAFLATEDARFYEHSGVDFIRLGGAVLANFKEGFGAEGGSTISQQVIKNYLLTNEKSVERKVQEVWLAFQLERKFSKQEIMELYLNKLYYTGNTYGIGKAAENFYGKDVKDLTLDEAAMLAGMVKAPNNYNPRVEPERATERRNTVLSLMAKHGFITQEEADKAKKADVTANIAAPKEDKNPYKAFVDKITDEIKDKTDVEVSSSGLKIYTSIDPAAQNYVNKVMQGNEVNLPEGNEFQAGLTVADTQTGEIRALGGHGPKTDFNYATMPKRSPGSTIKPVLDYGPAVEYLKWSTYHQIDDEKYEYSNGKSFKNFGDNYHGQVSIRQALKGSYNTPAVKALQEVGLDKAKEFALKLGMPSENFYESSAIGGYDYVSSMHMAGAYSAFGNGGIYIEPHVVKSVEFQDGTKMDLNPEPVAAMSDATAFMITDMLRSVMESGGTGERANVSGLDIAGKSGTSNDVRDSWFVGYTPSTTLSVWTGKDTGLNDTEDDIAKKIFKSVMSEVASDDTSTFKKPASVSEVEVVKGSDPAEEAGPYTPDSEKTTEYFVKGTEPSKQSQQYQEPEPEEEPEQPQGVSKPEVSVNFDQAANAISLTWGYDPAEKANVTFEVTQSQDGGPSQVVTSTKDSAFTVSNPQPGSTYQFQVTAIRDSDSTRSEPAAASVTIPAAEEPAPDEGGQTPTEPPADGEQPPGQEPPPGQEPPPGQEPPPTEPPADGGNDGGTGGQDGQQPGQPGTPPPGQGGTGGTGGTGGTGGTGGTGGTGDDGDSDN
- a CDS encoding YpoC family protein; the protein is MPNKLYPIPPGFLLPPYINRTDICIDLARTPLETIMEFPLAFDLLHELKEPIPYKPWEQDEEPVDVLFAVWKRKRKEQEHRLQQQKKADAVLMGYAYSAFMACLHWMNGQHVLTLKPDNLDLLDIKPVNAAERLQFVRESPLQFHAFIQMKELFLELEKMHQKKLLLSKFKKEKPLG
- the nth gene encoding endonuclease III — encoded protein: MLTKIQMREALDTMGELFPDAHCELVHANPFELVIAVALSAQCTDVLVNKVTKNLFQKYKKPEDYLAVSLEELQEDIRSIGLYRNKAKNIRNLCAILLEQYNGTVPMERDELIKLPGVGRKTANVVVSVAFGVPAIAVDTHVERVSKRLGFCRWKDSVLEVEKTLMKKIPVEEWSDTHHRLIFFGRYHCKAQAPKCAECPLLHMCREGGKRLKKGLIQYAK